From a single Penaeus vannamei isolate JL-2024 chromosome 25, ASM4276789v1, whole genome shotgun sequence genomic region:
- the LOC138866451 gene encoding uncharacterized protein, giving the protein MPKTVIAALQIGTSPDGSASTVQNILKFEPEIIETGCKLLVLPEALLGGYPKGSSFGTRLGFRTPEGRDEFLRYWKQAVDISGPEVDSLCKLARRAMTFIVVGVVERGGSTLYCTALFISDEGEVVAKHRKVLPTASERLIWGRGDGSTLPLVKTPAGVAGAAICWENYMPLLRYAMYAKGIQIWCAPTVDERDIWQTSMKHIAYEGRMFLVSACQYQPPPSVETSAALGLPSDRPIIRGGSVIYSPMGEPLAGPVYDQEALLKAEIDLDEIIRARYDMDVVGHYARPDIFQLVVDEKPKNSMDCQ; this is encoded by the coding sequence ATGCCGAAGACCGTCATTGCTGCCCTGCAGATTGGGACAAGCCCAGACGGCTCTGCATCCACCGTTCAAAACATTCTCAAGTTTGAACCCGAAATCATAGAGACTGGCTGCAAGTTGTTAGTCTTACCCGAAGCTCTGCTGGGAGGATACCCTAAAGGATCTTCTTTTGGCACCCGGCTGGGCTTCAGGACGCCTGAGGGCAGGGATGAGTTCCTCAGGTACTGGAAACAGGCAGTGGACATCTCGGGCCCCGAAGTGGACTCTCTCTGCAAACTGGCGAGGAGAGCGATGACCTTCATCGTCGTCGGCGTCGTCGAACGGGGCGGCTCCACGCTGTACTGCACTGCCCTCTTTATCTCGGACGAGGGCGAGGTCGTCGCGAAGCACCGGAAAGTGCTCCCGACGGCCAGCGAGCGGCTGATCTGGGGTCGCGGCGACGGCTCCACTTTACCCCTCGTCAAGACGCCCGCAGGGGTGGCCGGAGCTGCCATATGCTGGGAGAACTACATGCCCCTTCTGCGCTACGCCATGTACGCCAAAGGCATTCAGATCTGGTGCGCGCCCACGGTGGACGAACGGGACATCTGGCAAACGAGTATGAAGCACATAGCATACGAAGGACGGATGTTCCTGGTGAGCGCATGTCAGTACCAGCCTCCCCCTTCGGTAGAGACGAGCGCAGCCTTGGGGCTCCCGTCGGATAGGCCTATAATACGAGGGGGCTCCGTCATTTACTCGCCCATGGGAGAACCGCTGGCCGGCCCTGTGTACGACCAGGAGGCGCTCCTGAAAGCCGAGATCGACCTGGATGAAATCATTCGAGCTCGCTACGACATGGACGTCGTTGGCCACTACGCTCGGCCCGACATCTTCCAGCTCGTGGTGGACGAGAAGCCGAAGAACTCCATGGACTGTCAGTAA
- the LOC138866360 gene encoding uncharacterized protein yields the protein MSDRGASFTSELWKALAQPLGVTLHFTTAYHPQANGLIERWHRSLKMALTARCTTVTWTSQLPWVLLGLRTTPKEDLAHSAAEMVYGQPLVVAGEFFPNDGVSDTRIEDLRRVARNFAPSRPTHHSHHLSYTPPGLDTAKFVFLRDDTHRQPLSCPYKGPATILPLQGSCHYLALTRVLSGSSSAPPERLSYNLKDKLTGLPRSALSQHTSMPRTTMTLPYTRSGRHSRPRRILDL from the coding sequence ATGTCTGATAGGGGAGCAAGCTTCACCTCAGAGCTGTGGAAGGCCCTAGCACAGCCCCTTGGGGTCACTCTCCACTTCACAACGGCATACCATCCACAAGCTAATGGACTCATCGAGAGATGGCATCGATCCCTCAAGATGGCCCTCACCGCCCGTTGCACCACAGTCACATGGACTTCACAGCTCCCCTGGGTGCTTCTTGGGCTCAGGACAACGCCTAAGGAGGATCTTGCTCATTCTGCAGCCGAGATGGTATACGGCCAGCCCCTCGTCGTGGCCGGAGAATTCTTCCCCAACGACGGCGTGAGCGACACTCGGATAGAGGACCTCCGCCGGGTGGCCCGGAATTTCGCTCCAAGCAGACCAACCCATCACTCGCATCACCTGTCCTACACCCCGCCAGGACTGGATACGGCCAAGTTCGTCTTTCTCCGAGACGACACCCACCGCCAGCCATTATCTTGCCCTTACAAGGGTCCTGCCACTATCTTACCCTTACAAGGGTCCTGCCACTATCTTGCCCTTACAAGGGTCCTTTCAGGGTCCTCCAGCGCTCCCCCAGAGCGTTTAAGTTACAACTTGAAGGACAAACTGACTGGGTTACCACGGAGCGCCTTAAGCCAGCATACATCGATGCCACGGACCACAATGACGCTTCCCTACACGAGATCCGGACGCCATTCTCGTCCTCGCAGGATCCTCGATCTGTAG